The Planococcus liqunii genome includes a region encoding these proteins:
- the purF gene encoding amidophosphoribosyltransferase, producing the protein MLAEIRSLNEECGIFGIWGHANATQLTYYGLHALQHRGQEGAGIVSTDKSYLKALKGEGMVSEVFTPEKIEAIAGTGAIGHVRYATAGGSGIENVQPLLFNSTTGSLAISHNGNLVNANSLKSHLERQGSIFQTTSDTEVLAHLIKRSGYATFEEQAKNALSLLKGAFACLILKEEAMYVALDPNGLRPLSLGKLGDAWVVASETCAFDIIGAEFVRSVEPGEFLVITDDGLRAERFAYPQERSICTMEYVYFSRPDSDIDGINVHAARKRLGKQLAKEIQIDADVVTGVPDSSISAAIGFSEESGIPYELGLIKNRYVGRTFIQPSQDLREQGVKMKLSPVRQVVKGKRVIMVDDSIVRGTTSRRIVNLLKEAGATEVHVVISSPPIKSPCFYGIDISTSGELIAANNTIEEMREIIGADSLTFLSVDGMVQNIGRTDPGSKCGHCLGCFTGEYPTHIYSDTVLPHEKEKVK; encoded by the coding sequence ATGCTTGCTGAAATCAGAAGCTTAAATGAAGAATGCGGCATCTTTGGAATTTGGGGCCACGCGAATGCGACTCAGCTTACCTATTACGGATTGCACGCTTTGCAGCACAGAGGCCAGGAAGGCGCAGGGATTGTTTCGACGGATAAAAGTTACTTGAAAGCTTTAAAAGGCGAGGGCATGGTCAGTGAAGTGTTTACGCCGGAGAAAATTGAAGCCATTGCCGGCACTGGTGCTATTGGACACGTCCGGTATGCCACAGCCGGCGGCAGCGGCATTGAAAATGTGCAGCCGCTGCTCTTCAATTCCACAACCGGCAGCCTGGCGATTTCGCATAACGGCAACTTGGTGAATGCCAATAGCTTGAAAAGCCACTTAGAGCGTCAAGGCAGCATTTTCCAGACCACTTCGGACACGGAAGTGCTGGCGCATCTGATTAAGCGTAGCGGCTATGCGACGTTTGAAGAACAGGCAAAAAATGCCTTGTCCCTTTTGAAAGGCGCATTTGCTTGTTTAATCTTAAAAGAAGAAGCGATGTACGTCGCACTAGACCCGAACGGCTTGCGTCCATTGTCTCTCGGCAAACTGGGCGATGCGTGGGTCGTAGCATCTGAAACTTGTGCTTTTGACATCATCGGGGCAGAATTTGTCCGTTCAGTTGAACCAGGTGAATTTTTGGTGATTACAGATGATGGCTTGCGGGCTGAACGCTTTGCTTATCCGCAAGAACGCTCGATCTGCACGATGGAATATGTCTACTTTTCACGTCCCGATTCGGACATTGACGGCATCAATGTACATGCTGCCCGCAAACGCCTTGGCAAACAGCTGGCAAAAGAAATTCAAATTGATGCGGATGTCGTCACGGGTGTTCCCGATTCAAGCATCTCGGCAGCGATCGGCTTTTCAGAAGAAAGCGGAATTCCTTACGAGCTGGGCTTGATCAAAAACCGCTATGTCGGACGGACGTTTATCCAGCCTTCGCAGGACCTTCGCGAGCAGGGTGTCAAAATGAAATTATCGCCGGTGCGCCAAGTTGTAAAAGGCAAGCGCGTCATCATGGTCGATGATTCCATCGTCCGTGGGACGACTTCCCGCCGCATCGTCAATTTACTGAAAGAAGCGGGAGCGACGGAAGTCCATGTGGTCATCAGTTCGCCGCCTATTAAGAGCCCATGTTTTTACGGCATTGATATCTCGACTTCAGGCGAGCTGATTGCAGCGAACAACACGATAGAAGAAATGCGTGAAATCATCGGCGCTGACTCGTTGACGTTTTTATCAGTGGATGGCATGGTGCAAAACATCGGCCGTACAGATCCAGGTTCCAAATGTGGGCATTGTTTAGGCTGTTTTACCGGCGAATATCCGACCCATATTTATTCGGATACGGTATTGCCGCATGAAAAAGAGAAAGTGAAATAA
- the purB gene encoding adenylosuccinate lyase: MIARYTRPEMGAIWTDENRYNAWLEVEILACEAWAEIGDIPKEDVAKIRQNASFSVDRILEIEEETRHDVVAFTRAVSETLGEERKWVHYGLTSTDVVDTALSYLIKQANEIIRKDLNNFIEVLANKAKEHKMTVMMGRTHGVHAEPTTFGLKLALWHEEMKRNLERFEAAAATIETGKMSGAVGTYANIDPFVEEYVCKQLGLAASPISTQTLQRDRHAQYMSTLALIATSIEKFATEIRGLQKSETREVEEFFAKGQKGSSAMPHKRNPIGSENMTGLARLIRGYMVTSYENVSLWHERDISHSSAERVILPDATIALNYMLNRFSNIVKNLTVFPENMKRNMDSTLGLIYSQRVLLALIDKGMAREAAYDTVQPCAMEAWENQTHFRKIVEANDTITSQLSKEELDDCFDYNHHLQQVDMIFNRLGLN, encoded by the coding sequence ATGATCGCACGTTACACACGGCCTGAAATGGGCGCAATTTGGACAGATGAAAACCGCTACAACGCTTGGCTGGAAGTGGAAATTTTAGCATGTGAAGCATGGGCTGAAATTGGAGACATTCCAAAAGAGGATGTGGCAAAAATCCGCCAGAACGCTTCCTTCTCAGTAGACCGCATTCTGGAAATTGAAGAAGAAACCCGCCACGATGTGGTTGCGTTCACACGGGCCGTATCGGAAACGCTCGGCGAAGAACGCAAATGGGTCCATTACGGCCTGACTTCTACAGATGTGGTGGATACGGCGTTATCGTATTTAATCAAACAAGCGAACGAAATTATCCGCAAAGATCTGAACAACTTCATCGAAGTTTTGGCAAATAAAGCCAAAGAACATAAAATGACGGTCATGATGGGCCGTACACACGGAGTTCACGCAGAGCCGACCACATTCGGTTTGAAACTGGCCTTGTGGCACGAAGAAATGAAACGCAACCTGGAGCGTTTTGAAGCAGCAGCAGCGACGATTGAAACAGGCAAAATGTCCGGCGCTGTCGGAACATACGCAAATATCGACCCGTTCGTTGAAGAATATGTCTGCAAACAGCTGGGACTTGCCGCTTCACCGATTTCAACTCAAACTTTGCAGCGCGACCGCCATGCGCAGTATATGAGCACATTGGCACTTATTGCGACATCGATTGAGAAGTTCGCGACAGAAATCCGCGGCCTGCAAAAATCGGAAACGCGCGAAGTGGAAGAGTTTTTTGCAAAAGGGCAAAAAGGATCATCGGCGATGCCGCATAAGCGCAACCCGATCGGTTCTGAGAACATGACGGGCCTTGCACGCTTGATCCGCGGATACATGGTTACTTCTTATGAAAACGTATCGCTATGGCATGAACGCGACATTTCACATTCATCAGCAGAGCGCGTGATTTTGCCGGATGCCACGATTGCATTGAACTATATGCTGAACCGCTTCTCGAATATCGTGAAAAACTTGACGGTCTTCCCAGAAAACATGAAGCGCAACATGGATTCAACGCTTGGCTTGATTTATTCGCAGCGTGTGCTTCTTGCTTTGATCGACAAAGGCATGGCGCGTGAAGCAGCTTACGACACGGTACAGCCGTGCGCGATGGAGGCGTGGGAAAACCAGACGCATTTCCGCAAAATCGTGGAAGCAAACGACACGATCACTTCTCAATTGTCTAAAGAAGAACTGGACGATTGCTTTGACTATAACCACCACTTGCAGCAAGTGGACATGATTTTCAACCGACTTGGATTAAACTAA
- the purC gene encoding phosphoribosylaminoimidazolesuccinocarboxamide synthase, translating into MEKGQLLYEGKAKRLYATDEQDILWVEYKDSATAFNGEKKAEIAGKGMLNNKITSLIFERLQGAGIASHFVKQLSDHEQLVQQVAIIPVEVVTRNIVAGSMAKRLGLEEGTVLKRPIVEFYYKDDALGDPIITEDHIEMLELASTEEVQELREKALKVNEVLIGFFKEVGVDLVDFKIEFGRDQEGRVLLADEISPDTCRLWDAKTKQKLDKDVFRRDLGNLTDAYELILAKLGGQHS; encoded by the coding sequence ATGGAAAAAGGTCAGCTATTGTACGAAGGCAAAGCAAAACGCTTATATGCAACGGACGAACAAGATATTTTATGGGTGGAATACAAAGACTCTGCAACAGCCTTCAACGGCGAGAAGAAAGCCGAAATCGCCGGCAAAGGCATGCTGAACAATAAAATTACCTCATTGATTTTCGAAAGATTGCAGGGAGCGGGCATTGCTTCCCATTTCGTTAAACAATTGTCTGACCACGAACAGTTAGTACAGCAGGTCGCGATCATTCCGGTTGAAGTAGTGACCCGGAATATCGTGGCCGGCAGTATGGCCAAGCGCCTCGGTTTGGAAGAAGGAACGGTCCTGAAGCGTCCAATCGTTGAATTTTATTACAAAGACGATGCGCTGGGAGACCCAATCATTACAGAAGATCATATAGAAATGCTGGAATTGGCGTCTACGGAAGAAGTTCAGGAATTGCGTGAAAAAGCACTGAAGGTCAATGAAGTGCTGATCGGCTTCTTTAAAGAAGTGGGTGTGGATTTGGTGGACTTTAAGATTGAATTTGGCCGTGACCAAGAAGGACGTGTCTTGCTGGCAGATGAAATTTCGCCGGATACTTGCCGCCTATGGGATGCCAAAACAAAACAGAAACTCGATAAAGATGTATTTCGCCGGGACCTCGGCAATTTAACGGATGCGTACGAACTCATTTTAGCGAAACTGGGAGGACAACATTCATGA
- a CDS encoding NETI motif-containing protein — MSKKTVWFEVAENETMDACLERMKQDGYMAVGRKEEPLFEEVDGKPVPIRQIVKFKGTKME, encoded by the coding sequence ATGAGCAAAAAAACGGTCTGGTTTGAGGTTGCCGAAAACGAAACCATGGATGCCTGCCTGGAAAGAATGAAACAGGATGGTTATATGGCAGTTGGCCGGAAAGAAGAGCCTTTGTTCGAAGAGGTTGACGGAAAACCGGTTCCAATTCGGCAAATTGTGAAATTTAAAGGAACAAAAATGGAGTAA
- the purL gene encoding phosphoribosylformylglycinamidine synthase subunit PurL, with protein sequence MSVMLEPNTEQIKEQKIYQQMGLSDAEFEMVENILGRTPNYTETGLFSVMWSEHCSYKNSKPVLAKFPTKAPRVLQGPGEGAGIVDIGDGQAVVFKMESHNHPSAIEPYQGAATGVGGIIRDVFSMGARPIAMLNSLRFGELTTPRVKYLFEEVVAGIAGYGNCIGIPTVGGEVQFDDSYDGNPLVNAMCVGLINHKDIQKGIASGVGNPVMYVGAKTGRDGIHGATFASEELTESSGDNRPAVQVGDPFMEKLLLEACLELVKSDALVGIQDMGAAGLTSSSAEMASKAGSGIEMDLDHVPQRETGMTAYEMMLSESQERMLIVVKKGREPEIVELFEKYGLDAVTVGTVTDDSTLRLLHKGEVVAEVPVDALAEDAPVYHKPSSVPAYFNKYQQMENVEPKVENYGETLTALLKQPTIASKEWVYDQYDHQVRTSTVVSPGSDAAVIRVRGTNKGLAMTTDCNSRYIYLDPETGGKIAVAEAARNVVVSGAKPLAITDCLNFGNPEKPEIFWQLEKAADGMSEACTILDAPVIGGNVSLYNETNGTAIYPTPTIGLVGLVEDLSHVTTQDAKNAGDLVYLIGESFTEFGGSELQKMVEGRIFGKAPSIDLTIEAKRQEQILSAIQSGLVSSAHDVAEGGVAVALAEKAFGNGVGIDVTLSGAATTALFSESQSRFILTVSPEHAAAFEQAVTDAKRIGTVTDTQDLVIRSEDGTVWINDSVETLRSAWKGAIPCLLKSEA encoded by the coding sequence ATGTCAGTCATGCTTGAGCCAAATACTGAGCAAATCAAAGAGCAGAAAATCTATCAGCAAATGGGATTGTCGGATGCCGAGTTTGAGATGGTGGAAAACATTTTAGGCAGAACACCGAATTACACTGAAACGGGTTTGTTCTCGGTCATGTGGTCCGAGCATTGTTCGTATAAAAACTCCAAACCGGTGTTGGCTAAATTCCCGACAAAAGCACCGCGCGTACTTCAAGGGCCAGGCGAAGGCGCTGGGATTGTCGATATCGGAGACGGCCAGGCTGTGGTCTTTAAAATGGAATCCCATAACCACCCATCAGCGATTGAGCCTTACCAAGGGGCAGCGACAGGGGTCGGGGGCATTATCCGTGACGTTTTCTCAATGGGCGCACGCCCAATCGCGATGTTGAATTCGCTTCGCTTTGGGGAGCTGACAACGCCTCGCGTGAAATACCTATTTGAAGAAGTGGTAGCCGGCATCGCAGGATACGGCAACTGCATCGGCATCCCGACAGTCGGCGGCGAAGTCCAGTTTGACGATTCCTATGATGGCAATCCACTCGTCAATGCAATGTGCGTCGGGTTGATCAATCATAAAGACATTCAAAAAGGGATCGCTTCAGGAGTCGGCAACCCGGTGATGTATGTCGGCGCAAAAACAGGGCGCGACGGCATTCACGGCGCGACATTTGCTTCGGAAGAATTGACGGAATCATCGGGCGATAACCGCCCGGCGGTGCAAGTTGGAGATCCGTTCATGGAGAAATTGCTGCTTGAAGCGTGTTTGGAACTTGTGAAATCCGATGCACTGGTCGGCATCCAGGACATGGGTGCGGCTGGGCTGACTTCATCATCTGCGGAAATGGCTTCAAAAGCCGGTTCCGGCATTGAAATGGATTTGGACCATGTGCCTCAGCGCGAAACGGGCATGACGGCTTATGAAATGATGTTATCTGAATCACAGGAACGTATGCTGATTGTTGTGAAAAAAGGCCGCGAACCTGAAATTGTGGAACTGTTTGAGAAGTACGGATTGGATGCTGTGACAGTTGGTACCGTAACGGACGATTCGACCCTACGTTTATTGCATAAAGGAGAAGTCGTGGCAGAAGTACCGGTTGATGCATTGGCAGAAGATGCACCGGTTTACCACAAACCTTCCAGTGTACCTGCTTATTTTAACAAGTATCAGCAAATGGAAAACGTGGAACCGAAAGTGGAAAACTACGGCGAAACACTGACGGCTTTATTGAAACAGCCGACGATTGCTTCGAAAGAATGGGTTTACGACCAATACGACCATCAGGTACGCACAAGCACAGTTGTGAGCCCAGGATCGGATGCAGCAGTCATCCGCGTGCGCGGCACGAACAAAGGCCTCGCAATGACGACAGACTGCAACTCCCGTTATATCTACTTGGATCCGGAAACCGGCGGGAAAATCGCCGTAGCGGAAGCAGCGCGCAATGTAGTGGTATCCGGTGCAAAACCATTGGCCATTACCGACTGCCTGAACTTCGGAAATCCGGAAAAGCCGGAAATCTTCTGGCAACTGGAAAAAGCGGCAGACGGCATGTCGGAAGCCTGCACGATTCTTGATGCACCCGTAATCGGCGGAAACGTCTCTTTATATAATGAAACAAACGGCACCGCGATTTACCCAACGCCGACGATCGGCTTGGTCGGCTTAGTGGAAGACCTGTCCCACGTGACGACGCAGGATGCAAAAAATGCCGGCGATTTGGTTTACTTGATCGGCGAAAGCTTTACCGAATTCGGCGGCAGTGAACTCCAGAAAATGGTCGAAGGGCGCATTTTCGGCAAAGCGCCTTCCATTGATTTGACGATTGAAGCGAAGCGCCAGGAGCAGATTTTGTCAGCCATCCAGAGTGGTCTAGTATCATCCGCTCATGACGTGGCAGAAGGCGGCGTTGCCGTCGCGCTGGCAGAAAAAGCATTTGGCAACGGAGTGGGAATTGATGTGACACTTTCCGGTGCTGCGACTACGGCTCTATTCAGTGAATCTCAATCCCGTTTTATCCTTACCGTTTCTCCGGAACATGCAGCAGCGTTCGAACAAGCTGTCACGGATGCCAAACGAATTGGCACAGTCACCGACACTCAAGATTTAGTGATAAGAAGTGAAGACGGTACGGTATGGATCAATGATTCAGTCGAAACGCTTCGCTCAGCCTGGAAAGGAGCTATCCCATGCTTGCTGAAATCAGAAGCTTAA
- a CDS encoding isochorismatase family protein encodes MKQALIVIDAQQALIDGTPSEPEVVNKHQLIQTINDIISKAKADSVPIVFIRDLDVAEGQGAGFQIHPDIDSSNPAAIFDKKATNAFYQTPLLSFLQSQHIEHIVIMGCKTEFCIDTAVRTATINDFDVTLVQDGHSTTDSQVLTAEEIIAHHNHALHGHDNIEHFSLVRNSNEDIFVPTHNNYR; translated from the coding sequence ATGAAACAGGCACTTATCGTAATCGACGCCCAGCAGGCACTTATTGACGGAACCCCGTCCGAACCGGAAGTTGTGAATAAGCACCAGTTGATCCAGACAATTAATGATATAATCAGCAAAGCAAAAGCGGATTCCGTTCCCATTGTCTTCATACGTGACTTAGATGTAGCAGAGGGCCAGGGTGCTGGTTTTCAAATCCATCCGGACATTGACTCTTCTAACCCTGCCGCAATATTTGATAAAAAAGCCACCAATGCTTTTTATCAAACCCCATTGCTGAGTTTTCTGCAGAGTCAGCATATTGAGCACATTGTCATTATGGGATGCAAGACGGAATTCTGCATTGACACAGCAGTTAGAACTGCTACCATTAATGACTTTGATGTCACGCTGGTCCAGGATGGACATTCAACAACCGATTCGCAAGTACTGACGGCAGAAGAAATTATTGCACATCATAACCACGCACTTCATGGACATGACAATATTGAACATTTCTCCTTAGTGCGCAACAGCAATGAAGATATTTTTGTTCCCACCCACAACAACTACCGCTAG
- the purE gene encoding 5-(carboxyamino)imidazole ribonucleotide mutase, which yields MNPRIGVIMGSSSDWETMKHACDVLDELGIAYEKKVISAHRTPDLMFSYAEEAREKGLHVIIAGAGGAAHLPGMVAAKTTLPVIGVPVQSKALNGLDSLLSIVQMPGGVPVATVAIGKAGAINAGLLAAQILGTTDVQAAEALQDRRNRTHAEVLTSTGDLI from the coding sequence ATGAATCCACGAATCGGCGTGATAATGGGAAGTTCAAGTGATTGGGAAACGATGAAGCATGCATGTGATGTATTGGATGAACTGGGCATTGCTTATGAAAAGAAAGTAATTTCCGCTCATCGGACTCCCGACTTGATGTTTTCTTATGCAGAAGAAGCGAGAGAAAAGGGATTGCATGTCATCATTGCAGGTGCAGGCGGAGCTGCACATTTGCCCGGAATGGTAGCAGCAAAAACAACTCTCCCGGTCATTGGCGTTCCTGTCCAATCAAAAGCGCTGAACGGGTTGGATTCACTGTTATCCATCGTGCAGATGCCTGGCGGCGTACCTGTTGCAACTGTGGCAATTGGAAAAGCAGGAGCCATTAACGCAGGCCTTCTTGCTGCACAGATCCTTGGAACAACAGATGTACAGGCTGCCGAGGCATTGCAGGATAGAAGAAATCGAACGCACGCAGAAGTCTTAACAAGTACAGGTGATTTAATATGA
- the purK gene encoding 5-(carboxyamino)imidazole ribonucleotide synthase: protein MTKMILPGQTIGIIGGGQLGRMMALAAKEAGFKIAVLDPAMDSPTGQVADVQIVAPYNDMHALEELAEASDVITYEFENIDVEGLEKLTQIAYVPQGSELIRITQDRIFEKQAISEAGVPIADYFAASSYQELEEKSSELSFPFVVKTARGGYDGKGQQTVKSKEELPLAKPLFQNGDCVAEAFIEFTKEISVIIQRNVHGEMTILPIGENIHRDHILHQTIVPAPVKEATIQQAKEAAEKIAGHLNMVGTLAVEMFVLENGRIIVNELAPRPHNSGHYSIEGTNISQFHQHVRAICGWPLRKPKLWADTVMVNILGEHVAPLTSKISHYPNWSVHLYGKDEAKHKRKMGHVTILTEDLKRTLTEIDESGIWPE, encoded by the coding sequence ATGACAAAAATGATTTTGCCCGGACAAACGATTGGCATTATTGGTGGGGGACAGCTCGGCCGCATGATGGCACTGGCGGCTAAAGAGGCAGGTTTTAAAATTGCGGTATTGGATCCAGCAATGGATTCGCCGACCGGCCAAGTGGCCGATGTTCAAATCGTTGCACCTTATAATGATATGCATGCCTTAGAAGAGTTGGCTGAAGCAAGTGATGTCATCACTTATGAATTTGAAAACATAGATGTGGAAGGCTTGGAAAAGCTGACTCAAATCGCTTATGTTCCGCAAGGATCTGAATTGATCCGGATTACACAGGATCGTATTTTTGAGAAGCAGGCCATTTCAGAAGCGGGCGTACCGATTGCGGATTATTTCGCAGCATCTTCTTATCAAGAACTGGAAGAGAAAAGCAGTGAATTATCGTTTCCTTTTGTCGTAAAGACAGCAAGAGGCGGCTATGACGGCAAGGGACAGCAGACGGTGAAATCGAAAGAAGAGCTGCCGTTGGCAAAACCTCTTTTCCAAAACGGCGATTGTGTCGCGGAGGCATTCATTGAATTCACAAAAGAGATCTCGGTTATTATTCAGCGCAATGTGCACGGCGAAATGACGATCCTGCCGATCGGGGAGAATATCCACAGAGACCATATTCTCCACCAAACCATCGTACCGGCACCGGTAAAGGAAGCGACGATCCAACAGGCGAAAGAAGCGGCAGAGAAAATTGCTGGCCATCTGAATATGGTTGGAACTTTGGCAGTGGAAATGTTCGTTCTGGAGAATGGGCGGATCATTGTAAACGAACTTGCACCCCGTCCCCATAATTCAGGGCATTATTCAATAGAAGGAACAAATATTTCCCAGTTTCATCAGCATGTCCGTGCCATTTGCGGGTGGCCGCTAAGAAAACCGAAACTGTGGGCGGATACGGTCATGGTGAACATTCTTGGGGAGCATGTAGCTCCGTTGACCTCGAAAATTTCGCATTACCCGAACTGGTCGGTTCATTTGTACGGCAAAGACGAAGCCAAGCATAAACGCAAAATGGGCCATGTTACAATATTAACGGAAGACCTGAAAAGGACTTTGACAGAAATCGACGAATCCGGCATTTGGCCGGAATAA
- the purS gene encoding phosphoribosylformylglycinamidine synthase subunit PurS, whose protein sequence is MKKVKIYVTLRESVLDPQGSAVMGSLHKMDYAEVEDVRIGKYLELMISDDAHDVDALVNEMCQKLLTNTVIEDYRFEIEEAVSQ, encoded by the coding sequence ATGAAAAAAGTAAAAATCTACGTCACGTTGCGCGAAAGCGTATTGGATCCGCAAGGGTCTGCGGTAATGGGATCTCTTCATAAAATGGATTACGCGGAAGTTGAAGATGTCCGGATCGGCAAATACTTGGAATTGATGATTTCAGACGACGCACACGATGTTGATGCACTTGTAAATGAAATGTGCCAAAAGTTATTGACGAATACGGTGATTGAAGATTACCGTTTCGAAATTGAGGAGGCTGTCTCGCAATGA
- a CDS encoding DUF2179 domain-containing protein — MILIIFSINVVYVAFLTIRMILTLKGYRYSAAMVSMVETVIYIVGLGLVLDNLDQIQNLIAYAIGFGTGVIVGSKIEEKLALGYITVNVITSDVDQLLPAKLREKGYGVTDWIANGMEGGRQSMQILTPRKMELQLYATIQELDPKAFIIAYEPKTIHGGFWVKQVRKGKLFK; from the coding sequence ATGATTCTTATTATTTTCTCTATTAATGTCGTATATGTTGCGTTTTTGACAATACGTATGATTTTGACGCTGAAAGGCTATCGTTATAGCGCTGCAATGGTAAGTATGGTGGAAACGGTTATTTATATAGTAGGATTAGGACTGGTATTGGATAATTTAGATCAAATTCAAAATTTAATTGCCTATGCAATCGGTTTCGGTACAGGCGTTATTGTTGGATCGAAGATTGAAGAGAAATTGGCTCTCGGCTACATTACGGTAAATGTTATTACCAGTGATGTTGATCAATTGCTTCCGGCAAAACTGCGGGAAAAAGGATATGGAGTTACTGACTGGATTGCCAACGGCATGGAAGGCGGACGTCAGTCGATGCAAATTTTGACGCCTCGTAAAATGGAGCTTCAATTATATGCAACGATTCAAGAACTGGACCCTAAAGCTTTTATCATTGCCTATGAGCCGAAAACGATTCATGGCGGTTTCTGGGTGAAACAAGTACGGAAAGGGAAGTTGTTTAAATGA
- the purQ gene encoding phosphoribosylformylglycinamidine synthase subunit PurQ has product MKFAVIVFPGSNCDLDMYHAVKDELGEEAEYVWHDSTDLSGYDGILLPGGFSYGDYLRCGAIAQSSAVMDEVKKAVEAGKPVLGICNGFQILTEAGLLPGVLLRNKNLKFMCKTVGLKVENANTLFTNEYSEGQEIQIPIAHGEGNYYCDDETYEQLKQNNQIVFSYADDFNGSRNNIAGIVNERGNVLGMMPHPERAVSELIGGSDGLALFKSIVKQWREANVSHA; this is encoded by the coding sequence ATGAAATTCGCAGTAATCGTATTTCCTGGATCCAATTGTGACTTGGATATGTACCACGCGGTCAAGGATGAACTTGGTGAAGAAGCAGAGTACGTTTGGCACGATTCAACAGATTTGAGCGGCTACGACGGGATTTTATTGCCAGGCGGCTTTTCGTATGGCGATTACTTGCGCTGCGGCGCGATCGCCCAATCTTCTGCCGTAATGGATGAAGTGAAAAAAGCGGTGGAAGCGGGCAAGCCGGTTCTCGGCATCTGCAACGGTTTTCAGATTCTGACGGAAGCGGGCCTGCTTCCCGGCGTTTTGCTCCGCAACAAGAACTTGAAGTTCATGTGCAAGACAGTTGGCTTGAAAGTTGAAAATGCCAACACGCTGTTTACCAATGAATATTCAGAAGGCCAGGAAATCCAGATTCCGATCGCACACGGCGAAGGGAACTACTATTGCGATGATGAGACTTACGAACAGCTGAAACAAAACAATCAGATCGTCTTTTCTTATGCGGATGACTTTAACGGCAGCCGCAACAACATAGCAGGAATCGTCAATGAACGGGGCAATGTGCTTGGCATGATGCCGCATCCCGAACGCGCAGTGTCCGAATTGATCGGCGGAAGCGACGGCTTGGCATTATTTAAATCAATCGTGAAACAGTGGAGGGAAGCAAATGTCAGTCATGCTTGA